From the Candidatus Hydrogenedentota bacterium genome, the window GAAGTAGTGAAAGCCGGTGCGCAACACCTTGGTGCTATTGCCGCGCCATAGCCAGCCGATTTGGGCGACGAGGTTGCCGCCGTAATTGAGTTCCTCGCGAATGTGTCCGTTGAT encodes:
- a CDS encoding DUF1207 domain-containing protein, whose amino-acid sequence is INGHIREELNYGGNLVAQIGWLWRGNSTKVLRTGFHYFNGKSNQFEFFRNFEEQLGIGLWYEF